A portion of the Bacillus thuringiensis genome contains these proteins:
- a CDS encoding BlaI/MecI/CopY family transcriptional regulator, whose protein sequence is MTNQLPKISEAELEIMKVLWSSSPQTANEIIEELEDAMDWKPKTIRTLINRLVQKEAVSYHQDKGRMYAYYPLVSQDNYLQVETKSLLKRFCGAAFKPLLVNFLKEERLSSEDINELKRILDEKTEENKRKDR, encoded by the coding sequence ATGACAAATCAATTACCTAAAATATCTGAAGCGGAATTAGAAATTATGAAAGTACTTTGGTCGAGTTCTCCACAAACAGCGAATGAAATTATAGAAGAACTGGAAGATGCAATGGACTGGAAACCGAAAACAATCCGCACATTAATTAATCGATTAGTACAAAAGGAAGCCGTTTCTTACCATCAAGATAAAGGGCGAATGTATGCTTATTATCCGTTAGTATCACAAGATAATTATTTGCAAGTGGAAACGAAATCTTTACTAAAGCGTTTTTGCGGTGCAGCGTTTAAACCATTACTTGTTAATTTCTTAAAAGAGGAGAGATTATCTTCAGAAGATATTAATGAATTAAAACGCATTTTAGATGAGAAGACAGAGGAGAATAAGAGGAAGGATCGATAA